The proteins below are encoded in one region of Paenibacillus albus:
- a CDS encoding family 4 glycosyl hydrolase — MTKQMKIALIGAGSVSFALGALNDIVLSERLKSNVDLDIALMDISADNVARTYKYAREMFDSFEHPAKIWHTTNLEEALTNADFAIVAIEVNRYHYWSQDFHVPRRYGSKQIYGENGGPGSMFHTLRNLGPMLEIARMMEKVCPNAWFLNYTNPEAKLVEAISKLTTIKIVGLCHGLDMGVDQVSQFLEMKKEEIGFEAGGLNHFGFFTKIWDKATGKDLYPLFNEKERKANRLAEWDHIGLSRTMYQIYGMYPYPGTNHCGEYVSYASDFYAGLSLQYRYDPMREQLWKEGSRTPDFVYCAGGHSLDKGLFDQVNTQESWTEEAYKFSKEKVCPSQEYAIPIIEAIYFDDEIEINSANLPNKGAIKGLPDDMVVETQAVVNGQGIELKPMSIELPTAVIGTIHIQGMIHKLLLEAYLEKSKTKLLQAILLDPQAPTYYQACAMIDEMCELQKGILPELAWK, encoded by the coding sequence ATGACTAAACAGATGAAAATCGCACTTATCGGAGCGGGTAGCGTCTCGTTCGCGCTCGGCGCATTGAATGATATCGTATTGTCGGAACGTCTCAAGTCGAATGTGGATCTCGATATTGCTCTGATGGACATCAGCGCGGACAATGTAGCCCGCACCTATAAATACGCAAGAGAAATGTTCGATTCCTTCGAGCATCCGGCCAAGATCTGGCACACGACGAATCTGGAAGAAGCGCTGACGAATGCGGATTTTGCCATTGTGGCGATTGAAGTGAATCGTTACCACTACTGGTCGCAGGACTTCCATGTTCCGCGCCGCTACGGCAGCAAGCAAATTTACGGCGAGAACGGCGGACCGGGCTCGATGTTCCACACGCTCCGCAACCTTGGTCCTATGCTGGAAATCGCACGCATGATGGAGAAGGTATGTCCGAACGCTTGGTTCCTTAACTACACGAACCCTGAGGCCAAATTGGTCGAGGCGATTTCGAAGCTTACGACAATTAAGATTGTTGGTCTGTGTCATGGTCTTGATATGGGCGTTGACCAAGTGAGCCAGTTCCTCGAAATGAAGAAGGAAGAGATCGGCTTCGAGGCAGGCGGCTTGAACCATTTTGGATTCTTCACGAAGATTTGGGACAAGGCGACAGGCAAGGACCTGTATCCATTGTTCAACGAGAAAGAGCGCAAGGCGAACCGTCTCGCGGAATGGGATCATATCGGGCTGTCCCGCACGATGTATCAAATCTATGGCATGTATCCGTATCCGGGCACGAACCACTGCGGCGAGTACGTGTCGTACGCGTCTGACTTCTATGCAGGCTTGTCGCTGCAATATCGTTACGATCCGATGCGCGAGCAGCTGTGGAAGGAAGGCTCCAGAACGCCTGATTTCGTATACTGCGCAGGTGGGCATAGCCTCGATAAAGGGTTGTTTGATCAAGTGAATACGCAAGAGTCGTGGACAGAGGAAGCGTACAAGTTCAGCAAGGAGAAGGTATGTCCGAGCCAGGAGTATGCCATTCCAATTATCGAGGCGATCTACTTCGATGATGAGATCGAGATCAACTCCGCGAACCTGCCGAATAAAGGCGCGATCAAAGGCCTTCCGGACGATATGGTCGTGGAGACGCAAGCGGTTGTTAATGGCCAAGGCATCGAGCTGAAGCCGATGAGCATTGAGCTGCCGACAGCTGTAATCGGCACGATTCACATTCAAGGCATGATTCATAAGCTGCTGCTGGAAGCTTACTTGGAGAAGTCCAAGACGAAGCTGCTGCAAGCGATCCTGCTCGATCCGCAAGCGCCGACGTACTATCAGGCGTGCGCAATGATTGACGAAATGTGCGAGCTGCAGAAGGGAATTCTGCCAGAGCTGGCTTGGAAGTGA
- a CDS encoding ROK family protein — MSEYVIGVDIGGTNIRVGLVNEQLELVRKETVLTGSFGSAEELFAGVRHLVGIVDSERKASKIGMAVPVPWREGTEFIVDAGNVPCLEGVPVDEVRSYFPEHELYLDNDVNVIALLEGERGASQGSVLSMYITVSTGIGSGIVVRGEVIHGANGYAGEIGSMIVSDRDKGHDSLYAGTLESLCSGTALEIESKKLYGSDATAKTLFDKYLSKDKQAEEVIAQWVEYFSRGIASLMQTLDPGMFVIGGSVIEHNPWLIERVVESTQGKVFENLRGRIRVAAPIFGSDAGVIGAAYIASKRSR; from the coding sequence ATGAGCGAGTATGTCATCGGGGTAGACATTGGAGGAACGAATATAAGGGTCGGCTTGGTGAATGAGCAGCTGGAGCTTGTACGCAAAGAAACTGTCTTGACCGGCAGCTTCGGCAGCGCGGAAGAGCTGTTTGCAGGTGTCCGTCATTTGGTCGGCATCGTCGATAGCGAACGCAAAGCGAGCAAGATCGGTATGGCGGTTCCCGTGCCTTGGCGCGAGGGAACGGAGTTCATCGTCGATGCGGGCAACGTGCCTTGTTTGGAAGGCGTACCGGTTGATGAGGTAAGGTCGTATTTTCCGGAGCATGAGCTGTACTTGGACAACGATGTTAATGTGATAGCCCTCTTGGAGGGGGAGCGGGGAGCTTCGCAAGGCAGCGTCCTCTCCATGTATATCACCGTGAGCACGGGCATCGGCAGCGGCATTGTCGTGCGCGGCGAGGTCATTCATGGCGCCAATGGTTACGCTGGGGAGATCGGCAGCATGATCGTCTCGGATCGGGATAAAGGGCATGATTCTCTATACGCGGGAACGCTCGAATCGCTATGCAGCGGCACGGCCTTGGAGATTGAGAGCAAGAAGCTGTACGGCAGCGATGCTACGGCGAAGACGCTGTTCGACAAGTACCTAAGCAAGGACAAGCAGGCGGAAGAAGTTATCGCGCAGTGGGTTGAGTATTTCTCCAGAGGGATTGCTTCTCTGATGCAGACGCTTGATCCGGGCATGTTCGTCATCGGCGGCTCGGTCATTGAGCACAATCCGTGGCTGATTGAGCGGGTCGTGGAAAGCACGCAGGGCAAGGTGTTTGAGAACTTGCGCGGCCGGATTCGAGTTGCAGCACCTATATTCGGTTCGGATGCTGGCGTCATTGGCGCTGCCTATATCGCTTCGAAACGATCAAGATAA
- a CDS encoding 6-phosphogluconolactonase: protein MIRIFDSEEELAHEIAREMQQRLAEDEQPVFCLASGSTPQKSYAQFAGSIDGHGGSLKNLRIVSLDEWVGIECSSEGSCYQMLNQDLFSLIPLASEQIEFFDGTADDLAQECSRIDRYIEQYPITFSLMGVGMNGHIGLNEPGCPVLDYSSVVELSATTKEVAQKYFHERTVLSEGITLGLGQVIRSRRVITVITGERKAEIVREIFRNPAALLPAQALLGYDHIDFYLDSQAAKYLDISGEQAG from the coding sequence ATGATTCGTATTTTTGACAGTGAAGAAGAGCTGGCCCATGAAATCGCAAGGGAAATGCAGCAGCGGCTAGCGGAAGACGAGCAGCCGGTATTCTGCTTGGCTTCCGGCAGTACGCCGCAGAAGAGCTACGCGCAGTTTGCTGGCAGCATCGACGGTCATGGCGGCAGCTTGAAGAACCTCCGCATCGTCAGTCTCGATGAATGGGTCGGGATCGAGTGCAGTTCGGAGGGCAGCTGCTATCAGATGCTGAACCAAGACTTATTTTCGCTGATTCCGCTTGCGAGTGAACAGATTGAGTTCTTCGACGGTACGGCGGACGATCTGGCCCAGGAATGCTCACGAATTGACCGATACATCGAACAGTATCCGATTACGTTCAGCTTGATGGGCGTGGGCATGAACGGACATATCGGGCTGAATGAGCCTGGATGCCCAGTGCTGGACTACAGCAGCGTCGTGGAGCTGTCGGCGACGACGAAGGAAGTGGCGCAGAAATATTTTCATGAGCGGACAGTGCTCTCGGAGGGGATTACGCTCGGCCTTGGCCAAGTCATCCGCAGCCGAAGGGTTATCACGGTCATTACCGGCGAACGCAAAGCCGAGATCGTGCGGGAAATCTTCCGCAATCCGGCTGCGCTGCTGCCGGCTCAAGCGCTGCTAGGCTACGATCATATTGATTTCTACTTGGATTCGCAGGCAGCGAAGTATCTTGACATCAGTGGGGAGCAGGCAGGATGA
- a CDS encoding ROK family protein yields MKSFLPNNIKDENRKIIFDILLQYPELAKVEITEKTAMSFVTVSKIVGFFEQIGLLTATGESREGSGGLGRKRTVYRFNANSYVTIGIQTIGKRTTALLVNLYGQIIDQQAIDTPIPFYSGQFESVFEDIVARMRGKAEKLGSVILGVGIGVDGAINIRKRTIRIMTHDNLEEDYAYEPLLARLKERVQLPILLENDVNASIIAEFRGLESTEEAPNDLILISAGEGVGAGIILNKELHRGYNASAGELEYMCFDPEYRKKKSSVGWLESKLGLETLLRTYDLTNEREREACADYVSRHLALVIANMISILDIDRIIISGKTVALFPELVQSRTAAYVQQYTEWTPTITVSDAAHQTAVGAASLILQQEMIQVLST; encoded by the coding sequence GTGAAGTCATTTCTCCCCAATAACATTAAGGATGAGAACCGCAAAATCATCTTCGATATTCTGCTGCAGTACCCGGAGCTGGCTAAGGTTGAAATCACGGAGAAAACCGCGATGAGCTTCGTAACGGTCAGCAAGATTGTCGGCTTCTTCGAACAGATCGGCCTGCTGACTGCTACGGGCGAGAGTCGCGAAGGGTCCGGCGGGCTTGGCAGGAAGCGTACCGTCTATCGCTTCAATGCGAACAGCTACGTCACCATCGGCATTCAAACGATCGGCAAGCGAACAACGGCGCTGCTCGTTAATCTATATGGCCAGATTATTGATCAACAAGCGATCGACACGCCGATTCCATTTTATAGTGGACAGTTTGAAAGCGTGTTTGAGGACATCGTGGCACGGATGCGGGGCAAAGCCGAGAAGCTGGGAAGCGTCATTCTCGGCGTTGGGATTGGCGTCGATGGCGCGATCAATATTCGCAAGCGTACCATTCGGATTATGACCCACGACAACCTCGAAGAGGATTACGCGTACGAGCCTTTGCTGGCGAGATTGAAGGAGCGGGTACAGCTGCCGATTCTGCTGGAAAATGACGTGAACGCTTCGATTATCGCGGAGTTCCGTGGACTCGAGAGCACCGAAGAAGCGCCGAATGACCTTATTCTTATCTCGGCAGGCGAGGGGGTCGGCGCAGGTATCATCCTGAACAAGGAGCTGCACCGGGGCTACAATGCAAGTGCAGGCGAGCTTGAGTACATGTGCTTCGATCCTGAGTACCGGAAGAAGAAGTCCTCGGTCGGTTGGCTCGAGAGCAAGCTGGGGCTTGAGACGCTGCTTCGCACGTATGACTTAACGAACGAACGGGAGCGGGAAGCTTGCGCGGATTACGTTTCCCGTCATCTCGCACTTGTCATCGCCAATATGATCAGCATCTTAGACATTGATCGGATCATCATTAGCGGCAAGACGGTTGCGCTATTCCCGGAGCTAGTGCAAAGCAGAACGGCAGCCTATGTTCAGCAGTATACCGAATGGACGCCGACGATTACGGTAAGCGACGCCGCGCATCAGACGGCAGTTGGCGCAGCGAGCTTGATCCTGCAGCAGGAAATGATTCAGGTGTTATCCACCTAA
- the helD gene encoding RNA polymerase recycling motor HelD, which translates to MISENDWKQEQARLKQVTETLRTKIEELAPEVSGLRNQVTDFAKKFWEDVTVNTSTFDDFEETLYSIRQQEALLSERERSHKQRLQRYNNMKRMLPSPYFGRIDYEEKGSPESEQIYIGVSSLVDEDGLGFLVYDWRTPIASMYYDHSPGSAAYATPGGVIEGTMLLKRQYQIKSGELRSVFDTSVTIGDELLQQALGRGADAQMKSIVATIQKEQNAIIRDDKSRMLIVQGAAGSGKTSAALQRAAYLLYKHRGRLRADQIVLFSPNPMFNSYVSTVLPELGEENMQQTTFQEYLAYWLGNQMRLEDPFDQIEYVLSAAGDSDSAYEARLQGIRYKASESFLHALQHYADWLCQEGMLFSGIWFREREIITAEQMAEQFYSYDSSIKLANRALLLRDWLQQQLASIERKERKAEWVKDELDYLDNEQYEEAHKAVLKKYERNEAVFDFAQSYIDQYEDFQGTEQGEGDAYDIADQEEEHLRRMIVKESFAPLRRDARRYKFIDFARLYGQMFSENASKYAEMTGTDEAGLPEKWAEICAQTRAKLSGSELLYEDATPFLYLKELVEGVRMNTDVRHVFVDEGQDYSPFQYAFLKRLFPRARMTVLGDFGQAIFVQSTILHEADSPLARIYGPDETRLIRLVRSYRSTKEIVEFTKAMLPDGTDIVPFERYGGKPQLVRLSNSGERAARITSDLASLRAEGFDSIAVITKTAAEARAAYDALSAEGGEELRLITKETLTFEKGVAVIPAYLAKGVEFDAVLVYDASAQTYSRESERKLFYTVCTRAMHRLRLYAVGDAAPYMKQLDTSLFEE; encoded by the coding sequence ATGATAAGCGAGAACGATTGGAAGCAGGAACAGGCGCGTCTAAAGCAGGTAACAGAGACGCTGCGGACGAAGATCGAGGAGCTTGCGCCAGAGGTATCAGGGCTGCGCAATCAGGTGACGGACTTTGCCAAGAAGTTCTGGGAAGATGTAACGGTGAACACCAGCACCTTTGACGATTTCGAAGAAACGTTATACAGCATCAGGCAGCAGGAAGCGTTGCTCTCCGAACGGGAACGAAGCCACAAGCAGCGGCTTCAACGGTATAACAATATGAAGCGAATGCTGCCGTCGCCGTACTTCGGACGCATTGATTACGAAGAGAAAGGTTCCCCTGAGAGCGAGCAAATTTATATTGGTGTATCCTCGCTTGTCGATGAGGATGGACTTGGTTTCCTTGTGTATGACTGGCGTACGCCTATAGCAAGTATGTACTACGATCATTCCCCGGGCTCGGCCGCATATGCGACGCCTGGCGGAGTCATCGAAGGAACGATGCTGCTGAAGCGGCAGTATCAAATTAAAAGCGGCGAGCTGCGCAGTGTGTTCGACACGAGCGTCACGATCGGCGACGAGCTGCTGCAGCAGGCGCTAGGCAGAGGCGCGGATGCGCAGATGAAGAGCATCGTCGCGACGATTCAGAAGGAGCAGAACGCGATTATCCGCGACGACAAGAGTCGCATGCTTATCGTGCAAGGCGCAGCTGGCAGCGGCAAGACGTCCGCGGCTTTGCAGCGGGCGGCTTACTTGCTCTATAAGCACCGCGGCCGGCTGCGGGCGGACCAGATCGTCTTGTTCTCGCCGAACCCGATGTTTAACAGCTATGTCTCGACGGTACTCCCTGAGCTGGGCGAAGAGAATATGCAGCAGACGACGTTCCAAGAGTATTTAGCCTACTGGCTTGGTAATCAGATGCGGCTTGAAGATCCTTTTGATCAGATTGAATATGTGCTGAGCGCGGCTGGTGACAGCGATTCGGCTTATGAAGCGAGACTTCAGGGCATTCGGTATAAGGCGTCGGAGTCGTTCCTTCACGCGCTGCAGCATTATGCAGACTGGCTCTGCCAAGAGGGCATGCTGTTCAGCGGCATCTGGTTCAGAGAACGCGAGATTATTACTGCGGAGCAGATGGCGGAGCAGTTCTACAGCTATGACAGCTCGATCAAGCTTGCGAATCGCGCTTTGCTGCTGCGGGATTGGCTGCAGCAGCAGCTGGCCTCCATTGAACGCAAGGAGCGAAAAGCCGAGTGGGTGAAGGATGAGCTCGACTACCTCGACAACGAGCAGTATGAAGAGGCCCATAAAGCGGTGCTGAAGAAATACGAGCGCAATGAAGCGGTGTTTGATTTCGCACAGTCGTATATCGACCAGTACGAAGACTTCCAGGGCACGGAGCAAGGCGAGGGAGATGCGTATGATATTGCCGATCAGGAGGAGGAGCATCTCCGCCGAATGATTGTGAAGGAGAGCTTCGCGCCTCTGCGCCGTGATGCGAGACGATATAAGTTCATAGACTTCGCACGGCTGTACGGGCAAATGTTCAGTGAGAACGCCAGCAAGTATGCGGAGATGACTGGTACTGACGAAGCGGGGCTGCCCGAGAAGTGGGCGGAAATCTGTGCGCAGACGAGAGCGAAGCTGAGCGGCTCCGAGCTGCTCTATGAAGATGCGACGCCATTCCTGTATCTCAAAGAGCTGGTGGAAGGCGTGCGGATGAATACGGATGTGCGGCATGTCTTCGTCGATGAAGGCCAGGATTATTCGCCGTTCCAATATGCTTTCCTGAAGCGGCTGTTTCCTCGCGCGCGAATGACGGTGCTCGGCGACTTCGGCCAGGCGATCTTCGTGCAATCGACGATTCTGCACGAGGCGGATTCGCCGCTTGCGCGCATCTATGGTCCGGACGAAACGAGGCTGATTCGTCTCGTTCGCAGCTATCGCTCCACGAAGGAGATCGTGGAGTTTACCAAGGCGATGCTGCCGGATGGCACGGATATTGTGCCGTTCGAGCGCTACGGCGGCAAGCCGCAGCTCGTGCGGCTCAGCAACAGCGGGGAGCGGGCAGCGCGTATCACCAGCGACCTGGCTTCGCTGCGAGCCGAAGGCTTCGACTCTATTGCCGTCATTACGAAGACGGCGGCGGAGGCTCGTGCTGCATATGACGCGCTATCGGCGGAAGGCGGCGAAGAGCTGCGTCTCATTACGAAGGAGACGCTCACCTTCGAGAAAGGCGTTGCGGTCATTCCGGCGTATCTCGCGAAGGGCGTCGAATTCGATGCGGTGTTGGTCTATGACGCTTCCGCTCAAACCTATAGCAGGGAGAGCGAGCGCAAGCTCTTCTATACCGTCTGCACGCGAGCGATGCACCGTCTGCGGCTGTATGCGGTAGGAGATGCAGCTCCATATATGAAGCAGCTTGATACGTCGCTTTTTGAGGAATGA
- a CDS encoding PspA/IM30 family protein, with protein sequence MGIFKRVKDVFLAETNGLIDKCEKPLHMVNQYMREFSVELEKGQRALAHQLFIEKRQAVLIANAETAVEKRDRQARLAVDQGEDQIAKLALQEKLLQEKKLAVYREQYVTIQEQTRVLEERIAQLLVQSEEYNHRRLLLESRVNVASSLKELNQSVVSFQTDGIVRGFARAEEKVLMVEAELEALNHFNSPAKRSAPQYLDPTLTAEIEASLAALKQQPAAELKQEQPAE encoded by the coding sequence ATGGGTATCTTCAAACGTGTCAAAGATGTGTTTCTAGCGGAAACGAACGGGCTGATCGATAAGTGCGAGAAGCCTCTCCATATGGTGAATCAATATATGCGGGAATTCAGCGTTGAGCTTGAGAAAGGGCAGCGGGCACTTGCGCACCAGTTGTTTATTGAGAAACGGCAGGCGGTGCTTATCGCGAATGCCGAGACGGCAGTCGAGAAGCGGGATCGTCAAGCGCGGCTTGCAGTGGATCAAGGCGAGGACCAGATCGCGAAGCTGGCGCTGCAGGAGAAGCTGCTGCAGGAGAAGAAGCTGGCCGTATACCGCGAGCAGTATGTAACGATTCAGGAACAAACGAGAGTGCTGGAGGAGCGTATCGCTCAGCTGCTCGTGCAATCAGAGGAGTACAATCATCGCCGGCTGCTGCTCGAATCCCGGGTTAATGTGGCAAGCTCGCTCAAGGAGTTGAACCAGAGCGTCGTATCGTTCCAGACGGACGGCATCGTCAGAGGCTTCGCTCGCGCGGAGGAGAAGGTGCTGATGGTTGAGGCGGAGCTGGAGGCACTGAATCATTTCAACTCGCCGGCTAAGCGGTCTGCGCCGCAGTATCTCGATCCGACGCTGACAGCGGAGATTGAAGCATCGTTGGCAGCATTGAAGCAGCAGCCGGCGGCGGAATTGAAGCAGGAGCAGCCAGCAGAATAA